The segment tcttgtTACTCTGTTGGAGCTCATacgtgtaaaagaacttcggtgagatatgtttggttctgtctcctttgatgtacccacctctaatttgggctatacatactgcattgtcttcatataatatggaaggagtgtctgttgtagaaggaagactgcatgcattctgaatatgatggatgacagactgTAACCATCTACATTCtcggctggcttcatggagagctaaaatttctgaatgatttgaagaagttgcaaccaaggtctgcttggtggaacgtcatgatatagctgtgtcattattagtgaaaacatatcccgtttgtgaacgggccttatgggggtcagaaagataaccagcatctgcatatccaaccaaactaggatttttagaggatttgacagaatataataatctcaaatctctagttccacaaaggtaacggagtatatgtttgattccgttccaatgACGACGGGTTgatgcagagctaaatcgggccaataaattaactgcaaaggatatatccggtctcgtgcattgggccaaatataataaggctccaatggcattaagatatggtacttcaggaccaagtatcttttcatcttcttctttaggacgaaatggatccttttttggatcaagagaccgaacaaccattgggatGCTCAAAgataagccttatccatattaaaacgttttaataaattttcaatatacgctgattgatggataagtattccatttgaattgtgctcgatctgcaggccaagacaatattttgttttctccaaatccttcatttcaaattcttttttcagatattcagcagtttttgagagctcttcaagaatcccaattaaattcatgtcatcaacataaactgctacaatagcaaatcccgattctgaccttctgataaagacacatgggcatatagagtcattcacataaccctcttttttcaaatattcactgagacgattgtaccacatacgtccggattgttttaatccgtacaatgatcgttgtaatttaattgagtacaagcctcttgaattgacactttttgcttcaggcaatttgtatccttcagggagtttcatgtaaatttcagtgtccaaattttcatataaataagcagtaactacgtccattaaatgcatatccagtccttcagagactgttaaactgattaaatatctgaatgtgattatatccattacaggtgcatatgtttcatcaaagtctataccgggcctttgggaaaagccttgggctacaagtctggctttatatctagcaatttcatttttctcatttctttttctcacaaatatccatttatatccaacgggttgtacgtcttgaggtgttagAACTACAGgtccaaacacttgacgttttgctagagaagctaattctgtttgaattgcttcttcccatttaggccaatcatgtctttgtttgcactcagtcATAGTACgtggctcaaaatcatcatcattcaaaatttcagtagctactgcaaatgagaatatgtTATCAACTATAATTATTTCACGATTCCACAATttttgtgtatgaacataatttaaagatatttcaatattctcattttcctgttcttcaagattttgtaccacttcaggggtttgtgccacttcaggggcttgtaccacttcagggggttgagtctcttcagggactataacctcttctggaggaatatttgtttgattatttacctttcttttttgaggaacagtgtccttcgatctaacaggtctaccacgcttctggcgtgaggtagatAGATTAGTCAcggctcgaatggactgttcagcagtcacattgattcttgctagtgtattagcagctggaacatgtgatcttgtcacttttgttgtatcaacaaatgcatcaggcatttggttggcaataatttgtaatcgcactatcctttgcacttcagtttcactttgggatgtgcgaggatctaaatgagacatgataggtatataccaagtaagttcatgcctaacttcaaaaggcattttcttttcccttaaagatgggaaagttgtctcatcaaagtgacaatttatAAATCGtgtagtaaaaagatcacctgttaatggttccaggtacctgataatgaatggtgaattatatccaacatatattcccaaacgacgttggggtcccatttttgtgcgttgaggggacgcaataggaacatatacagcacaaccaaatattctcaaatgagatacattaggttggtaaccaagaaccaattgtagaggagaatattgatgataagaagaaggtcgtaagcgaattaacgctgcagcatgtaatatagcatgtccccacatagaagtaggtaattgactttttaataataaagtatgtgcaattacctggagtcgtttgataagagactcagctaatccattctgtgtatggacatgcgggactggatgttcaacctcaatccccataaacatgcaataatcatcaaatgttttggatgtaaattcaccagcattatcaagccgtattgacttgatcgaataatctacgAAATGTGCccttaatttgataatttgtgctaacagtttagcgaatgcaacatttcgagtaggcaataaacaaacatgagactatcgtgcagatgcatcaattaagaccataaaataacgaaatggcccacttagtggatgaatgggtccacatatgttcccttgaatcctttgcaggaatgatggggattcacctccaattttggagggagatggtcttattactaatttaccttgagtacaggcggtgcagaattgttcactagacaataaaattttatgattctgtaatgtatgtccatgtgaattttcaataatcctacgtatcattgtagatcctgggtggcctaaacgatcatgccaaagcgtaaatgcttttggatcaacgaacttatGGTTtgatactgcgtaggtttcaattacctttatggttgtataatacaatccaaatgatAAAGCAGgcaatttttttagtataagccttcttccggaggcattactagttatacagatgaattctacaccattttcactcatggtttcaagatgataaccattttttcttatatctttaaaactcagtagattttttctggatctacttgaatataatgcatcattgatgcttaatttggttccattatttaacataattgtggctcttccggagccttctatcagatcaattgatcctgatatggtggttactttagcttcaattaatgctaaagataagaaaaatttcttttccttaagaattgtgtgcgttgttgcactatccaccaaacatatgtctcccacatcagcttttgaagtcaatgcttcaattttggactccatttcctttcatttaaaaattacgttagttataacgtatacaaaatattgaaaggaagagaacatgacaataaaatacaaaataatatgcatgactcaaaaataaatatatatgatggatttaattataaaaattttgggcatttcatactcataataactacttctggtagttgcgttcacttcagagAACGAtgtataatgagaaaatattaattcagaatttcttttctgatattgctactacaggagcaaaaataaaatgtggagaatattttatcttccacattccggaaaagattctgaatattacaaagttatactaaatatagagtcattgtattcatatttcggCTTGTAATCCTTTAAGGATATGATGCCAAAAGATAATACccttgtatttgtccttctgggatattttatttagttactttttcaaggctcacaaaTTCTAGATGGAGACTCATGtaaaaaagcccatttaatattatccatctaattttaggaacttcaggttcaattattgtcatatttacaaaacagctgattttgtaggagaaatattgggattaattttggaagtttcaggtccatatattatcccatatatacaaaacttctggttttgtaattagttttcagaatattataatatgtattctgattatgttttagacttcaagttcatattttttcacactttatgcaaacttcaggttgcaaaggtgatatcattattaaaataaagactttgatgaaactggggactttcggcccatatttatgaaactggggacttccgacccataaacatgtattctcatgattttacaaacttcaagttgtaaatcgtaaaactcgagacttcgggcccatatatatgatttttttacgattttacaaacttcaagttgtaaatcggacataaataaaaataaagattcaaataaataaatatgcgaataaataaatattcaaataaatgaaatacaataaaaataaacatttaaataatatcaggacttccggtccagattcttggttttgtaagcttcaggttacaaataatatttatgacttcaggtcacaaatttataatttcgtaaacttcgggttacgaatgatatttaggatttcagatccagattcatgatattcaagactgcaggtctagattcataattttgtaaacttcaagttacaaataggattcagaacttcaggtccagatttatgatatttcataCTTTAgatctaaattcataattttgtaaacttcatgttacaaataatatgcaggacttcaggtccaaatttataattttgcaaacttcgggttgcaaatagagtacaattataaataaaaattaagtagaaatataacagaaattaaaaatcaattggGATATCACAACTGagatatccgtatttataatatttaagcaaCATAACAACATAatagaaagatataatatacctgagctgatcgtgctgataacgtgttataaaataataatcaagtaTGTAAGTATAATGAAAGTAAAGTAAAAATgagaagagaggagaagaagagcAGAAGCTATTCAAGGAAAATGCTTTcccggatgaagagaagaaagaaaagtaatcTGCAATTAATTGAGAAAAGGCGTCTGTACAAATGAGAGGAGAAGACTTTATATAGAAAGTCTGCTGCCCCCCTTCCTCGACTTTAATGCATGCTAAATTTCTTGCATTCACACTAATTTGTCAACTTGCCTACGTGGCGGAAAATCCACcacatatataacaataatgataatataCGGGacctttttctttaaaagtAGGGATTTTAACACATTCTAGAATTTGTTAATGGCACAATTCTAAAAGGGACTAAACTTTTCTAATATTACTGGGTTAAAAGGACATTCTTCAAACCTAGGGATGAAAACTAATTCTATACTGAATTCTAATTAAACGACAATTTAAAAGGGGTAAGGTGAGATTAGTAATTACGCGCCTTCTCTGATTCGGGCCTGATTGGGCCATTTTGGTCCTGGTCCATTGCCCAAATCTTAGGGGCGGCCCATGAATGTCCTATGaattatctttttgtttcttctcaGTCTATCGAATTCAATGGTGTTCAGAGCCCTGTAAAATCTCCACAATAAGTCTCAAACTTTCTCTTCAGTTCAATGCCAAAGCCTCTCTATCAGTTTTTCTCCAGTTGAAAGTTTCCATTTTGGGCAATGGCTCTGTTCTTAAGCGGTAAAGTTGCAGTCTTTTTGCCTCTCAAAGTTAACCCCAACCCAGGTCTCAGCTCACTCGATTCTTTAAAGGTATGCAAACTTTTGAACTTCATGGCTGATATTATTAAGCATTTTCGCTTGATTTAGTTTgcttttgttctttttgtttgtaACTAATGATTGTTTTATCTGGgtggttatttttttaaatcatagaGAATAATTTGTGGATCTTATATGTTGAAGCTGTTGATGATAGTCTTAGAAAAATGTAGATTTTGTTGTGATAAAATTGTACAAGAAATAATTTCAGTTCAATTTCATCCTCCTCTTCAGTTGCTTCTTGTTGATGTAGTGGATTGAAGGGCTGAGATTTTTTACTAGTTGATGGCAAATGGGATACCAAAATCTAATGCTTTTGTAAATGTTTACAGTATAGAGAGGAGTTTTTGGGGTGAAAAGAAGGCAATCAAAACTGTCAAAAATCTGACTACCAAGTTGGATTTTATGAAGTTCAATCAGGATGTTTTAAATATTGGCTATTCGCTCAACATTAATTCCTTCATGTATTGCTTTCTCTAACTGGCTTCCACCAAATGGGAACCTGTAATATTATCGGGGTTTGGATTTCAGTGCGGGTGGTGATCCTTTGGCTGCAGGAGATGCAGTTGGAAATGCTTTGTTAGATACAATGCATAGAATGAATTTAGAAAACCATATATcttcttattattttcttttcaaaatagaaaattactgagaAAGCTAATTCTAGTTGTTGCTGAGTTTTGAAATTCGACAAACTGGAATTCTGCTTTAGAAATGATAGGAGAGCTTTGTAGATGAAACTTTCAAGTGGGTTGGGTTTATTGCTAAGGCAAACATGAGATTATTTTCTGTGTTCATTGCTCATTTTACACCAAGTTTAGTGTCTACTGCTGTGAAAACTGATATTTGCATTgttgaaagttgaaaattttaaaattatcaacttCAGTATCCGATTCAACCATGTTTGTCTCTGATAGTTTACTAGTTCCTTTAAACTTTTGACATTTCGTGTTGCAGCATGGTAGCAGTAACGTACAGCTTCAATTAAATTCTAGAGTTCCATCAAAGAAACTGCATCAACCATATGCCTTGGTTGTTAGAAACGATCACCCGCAAAATGCAGATTTTCCTCGTCCCTATTCAAAGAGGGAAAAAAAGCCATTTCCAGTTCCTGTATTGGAGCTTAGGCGAAGAGCTAGAGAGAGGGCCAAAAATCGGAATAACCAACCCAGAAGACCCATTCCACCTCCAAAAAGAGGGTTGCTGGTTAAACACCTAATACCAGTCGCTTATGATGTGCTAAATGCAAGGATTACGCTAATCAACAATCTCAAGAAGCTCTTGAAAGTAGTGCCAGTGCATGCGTGCTTgtaatttcttttatctttgtcatcaatttcatctttttcattatttagaTTATGAAATGTCTAGGAATCTAATTCTAATTGGTTTTTAAGGGAGCTTTTAAACTTTGCTTCTTCTGTAGTGATGCAgatatgaataattttgttcAGTTGGCTTTTGTGAATTATTTGATAGCTAAACTGTTCCAATATACTTCCGTGCTGCAGATTCTGTACTGAAATCCATGTGGGACCCGTTGGTCATACTTTCAAGTCATGCAAAGGCTCAAAAGCTACACTTCGCAAGGGTCTTCATGAGTGGACGAATGCAGCCCTTGAAGATGTACTCTTACCGGTTGAAGCATACCACCTTTTTGACCGCTTACAAAATCGTATTCGTCATGATGAGAGGTTCACGATTCCCAGAATTCCTGCAGTGACTGAACTTTGCATTCAGGCTGGTGTAGAGATTCCAGAAATTCCaacaaaaaggagaagaaagccAATCATTCGCATAGCAAAACGAGAATTTGTTGACGCTGATGAAAGTGAACTACCGGATCCTAGTCCTCCGGTTCCCTTGAAACCAATATTAACTGAAATTCCTAATTCTGAAATAGTGGCCCCATCTGATAAAGAAGAGATAATTTTGCTTGCAGAGGAAACACTCCAAGCATGGGAAAAGATGAGGGCAGGAGCCAAGAAGCTGATGATGATGTACCAAGTGAGGGTTTGTGGATATTGCCCAGAGGTGCATGTGGGACCTTCCGGGCACAAGGCACAGAACTGTGGAGCGTTCAAGCACCAGCAGCGAAATGGGCAACATGGTTGGCAAGCGGCAGTTCTTGATGACTTGATACCGCCAAGATATGTCTGGCATCTTCCTGATGTCAATGGGCCACCACTGCAGCGGGAGTTGAGGAGCTTCTATGGGCAGGCTCCTGCAGTGGTGGAAATCTGTGTGCAGGCCGGTGCAACTGTACCGGATCAATACAAGCCAACAATGAGGTTAGATATTGGAATCCCATCCAGTGTCAAAGAAGCTGAAATGGTTGTTTGAGTAGCTattgaaatgaaatgatatACAATGCAAGCTCACATTTTTCAAAGATGGTAGCAGTCATGGTGATGGTTCTTCGATTACATAATTAAACTATGAACCAAATTACGAGGAAAGAATCATGGTGTATCTATGTTGGGACGAGCATACAGTAAACCACGATTTTCGCTTGCTCTGGTTTCGTCTCTCCTGCAAACGGCCTGCAGGGGTTAAGCAGAACCATGCTCCTGATTTGTAAACTGGAACTTCACAGGCTTATATACgttaaatatttcttattttcattattgtacCAATTTAGCCCTCGGGACTTTGCATGTGCATTAAAGAGTTTGAATATATATTGACGATGAATGTATACTCAGTTGTACAAAAACAAAATGCCATGTTGACACATTATGGGCAGATCTGAGctgcgtttattttaaatacagaataatttaagtttagtttgaatttttcatatcTTGTTCAAACTTAAGCTAGTATAAGTTGGTGTACGGTATTATCAAAAGATTGAGGACAAGGAGAATAATTGGCTGGGTGATTAGTTTCATTAGAGGGTCAAACAAGTTTAACTTAAACGAAGTTGTCAAATTAAAATTCcagtttgaatttagtttgtttaaattaaatatgaatttgaatataAGTTAGATTGGTTTGAGTTCATCCTTTAAAGCAATATCCAACCTAAAATTTATCTGCTTGATCTAAATATCAGTAAATAAAGTAAGGATTCAAgtattttccaaaaaaattaataaaggataTCGTTTCATTCAAAAGCTTGAATTTAAAGACAACTTTTCATAAGATTAAAAACTACTAGACAACACAATTGAACCCAACCCAGCACAAAAATTCAAGATAAAAGGTCCATTTTAACCTTCAAGGGGGTAAGTGTCACTTTTGGAAAATAATGGATTTCACTATCCTTTTATCAAACCTCAAATATGCCCTTAAAAATATCGCGCATGCCTCCTAGTAAAATgcgattaaaattttaaatttaaaaaaggtatAACATGTTGACGAAGAAACACCATTTCAGGGAGATTCGCATAGTTGTAGTTCTTGAAAAGCACAGAAGCAGAGATAGATAAGGCACAGAAACATGGAATCTACTGCTACTGCTACTGCTGCTGCTGCCTATCCCTTACATACGACGCCGTTTCATCTCCGTAATCTCTCAACTTCATCTTCTCAGGTACggtatttttctctcttttacaatttatttagttttgatgattttaatatattacgcttattattattgctaaaaattatgtgtaaattCGATTAAAAGAATTAAGATTCAGCGATAGTGAGGGGaacctttgtttttgttttttcttggtTGCCGTCTTTGTTTTGATGTAGTTTCTCAGGAACCAAACAGTTGATAGGTTTTTTTGAATCGGAATTAAACAGTTGTAGAAAGTTTGTTGAAAGGAACAGTAGTCTAATTCAACGAACTAAATTAAGTGATTATCTGTTAAGTTTTAAGGAAATTTTACTCATTTGTTTAAAGATGAATCGTGATGAAGTGttttaaataaagatgaaaGGTATTTCCAACACTTTAAAAAGATTTGTGGAAAAAGTTTATGCAGACAGAGTACTTCGTCATCCGTGCATCTGTCCAGTAGCGTAGAtgataggttttttttttttttaaaaaaaaaagaactaataTGTATGGGGCAATATGATACGTTCCAAACTATATATTTGCATGATTATCATATCAGAAAAATGAGGTGATGAGACCATCTCATGCAGATATTTCTCATCATTTGCAGGAATGCACAAATGATGTGGTATGCCTGCCCCATCTAAGTTTATTGTCATGGAACTGTATCATACTTGGAGACGATTATAGATATCTCACCATATAGACATTCAACTAAAATTAATTCAGGGGcattagatttgattttttgttatattgcTTTAAATTGCCTTGAATAGGTTACTCAAGTCTTGGAACTTTGAAGACGTCCTTGGCTTCTATCCTGTTATAGATTAGCTGAAACTTTTTGTTTTGCAGTTGTGTGCTTATAAAGGACTTCATCTTGGGTGCTCTTCATATAAACATACAGTTTTGAGAAGTTCATATAGTTGTAAGTAATAAACTTCTAGCATATGGTTTTACTTGCATTTAAATATTTGCTTATTTGAACAAAGCTTGGATCATGCCTCATTTGTGCTGTGCACAATTCATGACAAacgaaatgttgcattttttTCAATGTACAAATTAGCAACTATATGTATATGCAATTGATCTATTGTAGCTTTGTCATTTTGCCAACATTAGCTACTTTCTAGTAAAGAGCAATAAGAAAGGACTTGATATATCTCAATATGTCCCTCTTATTTGCTATTACTTTGACAGTTTGCAGTCTGTCTTTGTGAAATTTGACATGTAAGAGTGCAGTGCCAGAGTGATTATGTTATCCTGTATTTacttttttgtatatataatatttataaattatgaaaacactataaattatttatccTTTGTTCAGTTAGTCTCAAGAGATGTTTTCACTTCTTTCTCTTAAAGCTGTTCGAAAGGGCTTTCTATGCATGCCTAGAAAGAATCTTGGTGTATTTCGGGGCTATAGAGATCCAAAAGAGGAGAACCTCAATAGACCAtattatgatttgaaattgCATAACCATAAGAAGTTGTCCAGATCTGTTGTTGTGAGATCTGAACTTGCTGGAAGTGGGACTCCCAAATCTGCTTCTGCATTATCAGGTTCACTTGCAAATCTTTTTCAGTCATTTTATGTCCCCCCTCCCATACTAATTTTTCTTATGTGAATTTTCCAACCTTTCGACTAAATTTTTTCACTCAACCTTTAAAGTGCAGAACTTAATCTAGGCTCCAAAGTTAGAGGAATAAGCTTTTATGCTGTAACTGCTA is part of the Mangifera indica cultivar Alphonso chromosome 13, CATAS_Mindica_2.1, whole genome shotgun sequence genome and harbors:
- the LOC123195305 gene encoding APO protein 2, chloroplastic — protein: MALFLSGKVAVFLPLKVNPNPGLSSLDSLKHGSSNVQLQLNSRVPSKKLHQPYALVVRNDHPQNADFPRPYSKREKKPFPVPVLELRRRARERAKNRNNQPRRPIPPPKRGLLVKHLIPVAYDVLNARITLINNLKKLLKVVPVHACLFCTEIHVGPVGHTFKSCKGSKATLRKGLHEWTNAALEDVLLPVEAYHLFDRLQNRIRHDERFTIPRIPAVTELCIQAGVEIPEIPTKRRRKPIIRIAKREFVDADESELPDPSPPVPLKPILTEIPNSEIVAPSDKEEIILLAEETLQAWEKMRAGAKKLMMMYQVRVCGYCPEVHVGPSGHKAQNCGAFKHQQRNGQHGWQAAVLDDLIPPRYVWHLPDVNGPPLQRELRSFYGQAPAVVEICVQAGATVPDQYKPTMRLDIGIPSSVKEAEMVV